Part of the Natrialbaceae archaeon AArc-T1-2 genome, GGAGCTGCTCGAGGGACTGCTCGGCAACGACCTGCTCGGCTTTCACGTCGACCGGTACTGCGAGGCGTTTCTCGACTGCGTCGAACGGTTCTGTCCCGAGACGACGGTCGACTGGCACCGACAGGTCGTCCATCATCGGGACGGACAGACGCGGGTGACCGCGACGCCGATGGGTATCGACGCGGAGGATCACGATCGGACGAGTCGATCGGTCGATCCGGGGGAGTGGCACGACTTTCGCGAGCGACACGACATTCCGCGCGGGAACGCGATCGGACTCGGCGTCGACCGACTCGACTACTCGAAGGGGATCCCCGAACGCCTCGACGCGATCGAACGGCTCCTCGAGCGCGAGCCGGGCTGGCGCGGCGAGTTCACGTTCGTCCAGACGGCGACGCCGAGCCGAACCGAGATCCCGGCCTACGCGCGCCACGGCGAGTACGTCCGCGAGGAGATCGATCGGATCAACGCCCGCTTCGGCGGTCCGGGGTGGCGACCGATCGTCTACACCGAGGAGTTCCTCCCACGGGAGACGCTCTGTGCGCTGTATCGCCGGGCCGACGCCATGATCGTCAGTCCGCTGTACGACGGGATGAACCTCGTCGCGAAGGAGTTCGTCGCCGCGAGCGTCGACGGCGACGGCACGCTGGTGTTGAGCGAGACCGCCGGTGCACACGAGACGCTCGGCGAGTTCGCGTACGCTATCGACCCGACCTGCCAGGAGGCGTTCGCGGAGACGATCGACGTCGCGCTCACGGCGCCATCTGAGGAACGACGGGGACGGATGAACGGCCTTCGACGTCGGGTCTTCGGGCGCGACCTCGAGTGGTGGATGCAGGTCCAGTTCGACGAGTTGCGACGGGTACACGAGTCGGCGACGCCCCGGAACGGACGACGGCGCAAGCGGTCCCGGTCGGTGTAATGTCCGAGACGCCCCCCCGACCGATCGTGGCGTGTCTCCCCAGGCTGCGGGCAAAACTCCGGGACGCGTCCGCACTGCTCGTCTGTCTCGACTTCGACGGCACGCTCGCGCCGATCGTCGACGAGCCCGACGCGGCTGCGCCGACGGCCGAAAACGAGGCCGCACTCGAGACGCTCGCCGATACCGAGCGAATCTCGACGGCGATCGTCAGCGGTCGCGCCCTCGCCGACGTCCGGGCTCGAGTCGGCCCGGCTACCGCCTACGCGGGCAACCACGGCCTCGAGCTCGATCGCGACGGCTCGGTGACCGTCCACCCAGCGGCTCGCGAACGGGCGACGCTGGTCGAGACGGTCTGTGGGCTGCTCGAGGTCGCGCTCGATCCGATCCCGGGCACTCGCGTCGAGAACAAGCGCCTGACCGGAACCGTTCACGTCAGGCAGGTACTACCTGTGACGCGGCCGATCGTTCGAGAACTCACTCGCGACGCCGTCGATCGGATTGGCGGCGACGATCTCGAACTCTCCTCGGGAAAGTGCGTGCTCGAGATCTCCCCGTCGGTCTCGTGGGGGAAAGGCGATGCCGTCTGTCGCCTCGAGACGGCCTCTCCCGACGACACGCTCACGATCTACGTCGGCG contains:
- a CDS encoding alpha,alpha-trehalose-phosphate synthase (UDP-forming), with the protein product MAHNEEQRPSVSDSDGTAAVGGDPGPAPGSLIVVSNRQPYRHEYASDDAESETTTDGGATTAPSADIDQQIEVDRPTGGLTAGLDPVLQQAGGTWIAWGDGDADDEVADDDGCVSVPPEEGSYTLQRVWLTETEIDGYYRGFSNRVLWPLCHEFPELAEPRPTFLEWYRAVNRTFAEAVADHADEDAVVWLQDYHLGLAPAMVRERVPQTATIAQFWHVPWPTPAVFEHCPARRELLEGLLGNDLLGFHVDRYCEAFLDCVERFCPETTVDWHRQVVHHRDGQTRVTATPMGIDAEDHDRTSRSVDPGEWHDFRERHDIPRGNAIGLGVDRLDYSKGIPERLDAIERLLEREPGWRGEFTFVQTATPSRTEIPAYARHGEYVREEIDRINARFGGPGWRPIVYTEEFLPRETLCALYRRADAMIVSPLYDGMNLVAKEFVAASVDGDGTLVLSETAGAHETLGEFAYAIDPTCQEAFAETIDVALTAPSEERRGRMNGLRRRVFGRDLEWWMQVQFDELRRVHESATPRNGRRRKRSRSV
- the otsB gene encoding trehalose-phosphatase, with product MSETPPRPIVACLPRLRAKLRDASALLVCLDFDGTLAPIVDEPDAAAPTAENEAALETLADTERISTAIVSGRALADVRARVGPATAYAGNHGLELDRDGSVTVHPAARERATLVETVCGLLEVALDPIPGTRVENKRLTGTVHVRQVLPVTRPIVRELTRDAVDRIGGDDLELSSGKCVLEISPSVSWGKGDAVCRLETASPDDTLTIYVGDDVTDESAFRAVEPDGVGVRVGDDSPSAASCRVRSPDDVTSLLEWLVTTGVDLLENDRSRSPSTTDTDLDLGN